Proteins encoded together in one Triticum dicoccoides isolate Atlit2015 ecotype Zavitan chromosome 7B, WEW_v2.0, whole genome shotgun sequence window:
- the LOC119337783 gene encoding probable E3 ubiquitin-protein ligase LOG2, giving the protein MGNAGSSGRPNLPPPRPHLHGVPPPYYHQYPPWRPGAAAPPPVPFPTHVERHRAVAVSAGVNVKGHTLRLERDDDGGGHLLAFSFDADAPGSITVYFFAQEGDDCVLKGTKENLLKPVTVTFKEGHGQEFRQPSGTGIKLSVFEESDLTKVGEDRVFPLAFKVEVGVPSNQELEREHDAEDSKALVKFAVFVKKDSAEYGINIVQQILWVNGTRYVLQEIYGIGDRNTADRNVNEDDSGKECVVCLTEPRDTTVLPCRHMCLCRECAQTLRFQTNKCPMCRQPVESLLEIKVDSTPRHHEGGDQ; this is encoded by the exons ATGGGCAACGCCGGAAGCAGCGGCCGCCCCAACCTGCCACCGCCGCGGCCTCATCTACATGGGGTGCCCCCGCCGTACTACCACCAGTACCCGCCATGGCGCCcgggcgccgccgcgccgccgccggtgcCGTTCCCCACGCACGTGGAGCGGCACAGGGCCGTTGCGGTGAGCGCCGGCGTCAACGTCAAGGGGCATACCCTGCGGCTGGagcgcgacgacgacggcggcggccaccTGCTCGCCTTCTCCTTCGACGCCGACGCCCCCGG CAGCATAACAGTTTACTTCTTTGCACAAGAAGGTGATGACTGTGTCCTGAAGGGTACAAAGGAAAATTTGCTCAAACCTGTCACAGTgacttttaaggaaggtcatggTCAGGAGTTCAGGCAACCAAGTGGAACTGGAATCAAGCTCTCAGTGTTTGAGGAATCTGACCTAACTAAGGTTGGGGAGGATCGTGTATTTCCTCTCGCATTCAAAGTGGAAGTGGGTGTGCCAAGCAACCAAGAATTAGAAAGGGAACATGATGCTGAAGACTCGAAGGCTTTGGTTAAATTTGCTGTGTTTGTTAAGAAAGACAGTGCTGAATATGGGATCAACATTGTGCAGCAGATACTGTGGGTAAATGGAACTAGATATGTCTTGCAGGAGATATACGGTATTGGGGACAGGAACACAGCTGACAGGAATGTTAATGAGGATGATTCTGGAAAAGAATGTGTGGTTTGTCTAACAGAACCAAGAGATACAACTGTTCTTCCATGCAGGCATATG TGCCTATGCAGGGAGTGTGCTCAGACATTAAGGTTCCAGACCAACAAATGCCCCATGTGCAGGCAGCCTGTTGAGAGCCTTCTTGAGATTAAGGTTGATAGCACACCCAGGCATCATGAAGGAGGAGATCAGTAG